In Elusimicrobiota bacterium, one DNA window encodes the following:
- a CDS encoding nucleotide exchange factor GrpE has translation KEEVLLNVIGFVDIMEHAIAGSKNAKSVNAVIDGIELVHKELLSMLKRNNVDVVETDCVKFDPVCHEAVEQVKDNTVEENTVVGEFQKGYKINGRVIRAAKVKVSKKEENTEPKSDKNGEKE, from the coding sequence GAAAGAAGAGGTGTTGTTGAACGTTATAGGGTTTGTGGATATAATGGAACATGCAATTGCAGGTAGTAAAAATGCTAAGTCAGTTAATGCTGTTATTGATGGGATAGAACTTGTACATAAAGAATTATTATCGATGCTTAAACGCAACAACGTGGATGTTGTTGAAACTGATTGTGTTAAGTTTGATCCTGTATGCCACGAGGCAGTGGAACAGGTTAAGGATAATACTGTCGAAGAAAACACAGTAGTTGGTGAATTTCAAAAAGGTTATAAAATCAACGGTAGGGTCATTAGGGCTGCAAAAGTTAAAGTTTCAAAAAAGGAAGAGAATACTGAACCAAAAAGTGATAAAAACGGGGAGAAAGAATAA
- the dnaK gene encoding molecular chaperone DnaK → MGKFIGIDLGTSNSAAAVLEGGKPTIVPAAEGITLGGKAFPSYVAITKEGQLIIGEPARRQAVTNPEGTFTAFKRKMGTDFKYSIWGKEYTPQQLSAFLLQKIKTDAEAFLSDKVEKVVITVPAYFNDNQRQATKDAGAIAGLDVTRIINEPTAACLAYGVERAGHEEKIMVFDLGGGTLDVTIMNFWKEGGFNVMSTSGDTQLGGTDMDTALINYIADTFKKENGIDLRNDKMAMQRLKEAAEKAKIELSNVFETDLNLPFITADASGPKHLTLKLSRATLENIVQSIVDRCRQPLDQAVADAKLKINDVTKIILVGGPTRMPIIQKFVEDYVGHKVERGVDPMECVALGASLQAGIIRGEVKDIVLLDVTPLSLGLETLGGVFTKLIDRNTTIPAKKAEVFTTAQDNQPSVEVHVLQGERPMAKDNVSLGKFHLDGIPPAPRSTPQIEVAFDIDENGILSVSAKDLGTGKQQSIRITSPQKLSKEEIENMVKQSEKFADEDKKRKEEVEVRNELDSLVYNVEKSLKDHGDKISGDEKLNLERTINDAKEALKTGDIDKIKKVKEELTAASHKLAEAIYKEANEARQKKQQEGQQQQPGSGSGASTNNASAGGGEQPGSGNSEGNKPNDGEVVDGEVVDGK, encoded by the coding sequence ATGGGTAAATTTATTGGAATAGATCTTGGGACGTCAAATTCTGCGGCTGCGGTGCTTGAAGGTGGAAAACCGACGATAGTGCCCGCAGCAGAAGGTATTACGTTAGGAGGGAAAGCGTTTCCGTCATACGTAGCAATCACAAAAGAAGGGCAGTTGATTATCGGAGAACCTGCACGTCGGCAGGCGGTAACAAATCCTGAAGGAACCTTTACTGCGTTTAAACGTAAGATGGGTACTGATTTCAAGTATAGTATATGGGGTAAGGAGTATACGCCGCAACAGTTATCCGCGTTTTTATTACAAAAAATTAAAACTGATGCAGAAGCGTTTTTGTCTGATAAGGTTGAAAAGGTTGTAATAACGGTTCCCGCATATTTTAATGATAACCAGCGGCAGGCTACCAAAGATGCTGGCGCGATTGCCGGGCTGGATGTCACCAGGATTATTAACGAACCAACAGCCGCGTGCTTGGCATACGGAGTTGAACGAGCAGGGCATGAAGAAAAAATTATGGTGTTCGATCTCGGCGGAGGGACATTAGACGTTACCATTATGAACTTCTGGAAAGAAGGCGGGTTCAATGTAATGTCAACTTCAGGCGATACTCAACTGGGCGGAACTGATATGGATACCGCATTGATTAATTATATTGCAGATACTTTTAAAAAAGAGAATGGTATTGATCTTCGTAACGACAAGATGGCAATGCAGAGGTTGAAGGAAGCTGCAGAAAAAGCTAAGATTGAGTTATCCAACGTGTTTGAGACAGATCTTAACCTGCCTTTTATAACAGCAGATGCGTCCGGGCCAAAACATTTAACTCTAAAACTTTCCCGTGCGACCTTAGAAAATATTGTACAGTCAATTGTTGACCGTTGCCGTCAGCCGTTGGATCAGGCAGTGGCAGATGCTAAACTAAAAATTAATGATGTAACAAAAATAATCCTTGTCGGCGGGCCGACACGGATGCCGATTATACAGAAATTTGTTGAGGATTATGTTGGTCATAAAGTTGAACGCGGGGTTGATCCTATGGAATGCGTGGCGTTAGGCGCGTCATTACAGGCAGGTATCATCCGCGGGGAAGTTAAGGATATAGTATTGCTCGACGTAACACCGTTATCACTTGGGCTGGAAACGCTAGGAGGCGTGTTCACTAAACTTATAGATCGTAATACTACAATCCCGGCTAAGAAAGCTGAAGTATTTACTACTGCGCAGGATAATCAGCCGTCGGTTGAGGTGCATGTACTGCAAGGCGAACGCCCGATGGCAAAAGATAATGTAAGTCTCGGAAAGTTTCATCTGGATGGTATTCCTCCTGCGCCGCGAAGCACTCCTCAGATTGAAGTGGCATTTGATATAGATGAAAACGGTATACTAAGTGTATCAGCAAAGGATCTCGGGACTGGTAAGCAGCAGTCTATACGTATAACGTCACCGCAGAAGTTGTCAAAAGAAGAGATCGAGAATATGGTAAAACAGTCTGAAAAATTCGCGGATGAGGATAAAAAGCGTAAAGAAGAAGTTGAAGTCCGTAATGAACTCGACAGTTTGGTGTATAATGTAGAAAAGTCGTTAAAAGATCATGGGGATAAAATATCCGGTGATGAAAAACTTAATCTTGAACGCACGATTAATGATGCAAAAGAAGCGTTGAAGACCGGGGATATTGATAAGATTAAGAAAGTGAAGGAAGAGTTAACTGCCGCATCGCATAAACTTGCGGAAGCTATTTACAAAGAAGCAAATGAAGCACGGCAGAAAAAACAGCAGGAAGGGCAACAG